Within Candidatus Rubrimentiphilum sp., the genomic segment AAGTCGATAACGGCCAGCACGTCTATCTCGCGTGCTGCACCGAGTTCGAGCGCTTTGTCGAGCGAGCCGGGATGGCGGACGCGCTCTATCTCCAAGACCGGTTCGACGTCACGGTCTATTCGAAAGGGATCCGCAGCGGTCTGCGGGCGGCGAACTTGCCGGCGCCTTGGCATCTCCTTGCGCCGGTGGCGTCGTACAAATTCCTAAGCATTCGCGGAAAGATGCAATTGGCGCGCGCGCTTCTCGCGCTGATGCGCGAGCAGGCTGCGCCGTCCGGAACTTTCGCGGCATGGCTGCGCGCGCACGGACAGGCAGAGGAGACGCTGCGTGCTTTTTGGGAGCCGTTCATGGTCCCCGCGCTGAACGCGCCGCTGGATCGCATGAGCGCCGCCGATGCGGCGTTCGTGATTTCAACCGCGTTTCTGCACGATCGCAACGCGGCGCGCTTTGGGTACTCGACCGTGCCGCTCGCCCGGATCATGGAAGCCGCGGCGGCAAAGCTGAATGCGTTCCATCGCTCGACGGCGGTGTCGGGAGTCGAGTCGCACGACGGCACGGTGACGCTGCGCACCGTGAGCGGCGAGAGCGCGAACTTTGACGGCGCCGTGCTGGCGCTGCCGCCGCGCGCACTCGAGCGCGTGCTCGGCGATGCCGAGGGTTTTGGAGTAGATAGCTTGGATGGTTATGAGGCGAGCGCGATCATGGACGTGCACTTGTGGCACGATCGCGGACGGCTGGATTT encodes:
- the hpnE gene encoding hydroxysqualene dehydroxylase HpnE gives rise to the protein MAAPRIAVAGGGLAGLAAAMELQDAGCSVDLFERSRLLGGRATSFEVDGHEVDNGQHVYLACCTEFERFVERAGMADALYLQDRFDVTVYSKGIRSGLRAANLPAPWHLLAPVASYKFLSIRGKMQLARALLALMREQAAPSGTFAAWLRAHGQAEETLRAFWEPFMVPALNAPLDRMSAADAAFVISTAFLHDRNAARFGYSTVPLARIMEAAAAKLNAFHRSTAVSGVESHDGTVTLRTVSGESANFDGAVLALPPRALERVLGDAEGFGVDSLDGYEASAIMDVHLWHDRGRLDFDFCALLDSPVQWIFQKADGYLCCSLSAADALVANPTAEMVERAWGEVSAALPQLAGAHLVRGAATRNPEGTFSAKPGTVRPGARTRRENVTIAGSWTATGWPDTMESAVRSGITAATLLMEQNAWKTRR